The sequence CGCGCCTTGTCGCCGGTGCGGTAGAGGCGCGCACCAGCCTCGGAGGCGAAGGCATCCGGGATGAAGCGCTCGGCGGTGAGGTGGGGGCGGGAGAGGTAGCCACGGCCGACCTGGGCGCCGCCGATGAAGAGTTCGCCCGGGACGCCCGTGGGAACGGGGCGCAGGTGGGCATCCAGGATGCGGATGACGGTGTTGGAGATGGGCCGGCCAATGGGAAGAGAGCGCAGGCCGTGGTTGGGCGTGACGTGGAAGGCGGTGACGTCGACGGCGGCTTCGGTAGGGCCGTAGAGGTTGTGAAGCTG is a genomic window of Corallococcus soli containing:
- a CDS encoding AMP-binding protein; the protein is LMVGARLVLARPGGHQEPDYLARLISEQRVTTAHFVPSMLQHFLELPGLEHCASLRRVVCSGEALSPELAQRCLQRLPSAQLHNLYGPTEAAVDVTAFHVTPNHGLRSLPIGRPISNTVIRILDAHLRPVPTGVPGELFIGGAQVGRGYLSRPHLTAERFIPDAFASEAGARLYRTGDKAR